In a single window of the Planctomycetia bacterium genome:
- a CDS encoding site-2 protease family protein: protein MKWSWKLAEFRGIGVYMHATFLILIGFVILSHWSAGQSFGKTLEGVVFILALFVCVVLHEFGHALMAAHYGIKTRDITLLPIGGVARLERMPEKPVQELWVALAGPAVNVVIAAGIFLWIRFTDAFVPLEQLSVTGGSFLERMMVVNVILVVFNMLPAFPMDGGRVLRALLATRLEYARATQIAANIGQAMALLFAFLGFFTNPFLIFIGLFVWIGAAQEASMATMKAALGGIPVKRAMMTEFRSLQPGDVLQRAIELVLATPQQDFPVIEDARVVGILPSRELMVALQQRGPDARVEDVMRHDFLSVDANDMLDAALARIRAAECCMTAPVIHHDVLVGLLTAENVREFLLIVSALGERRAQNAAVTS from the coding sequence ATGAAATGGTCCTGGAAACTAGCAGAGTTTCGCGGCATTGGCGTTTATATGCATGCCACGTTTCTGATCTTGATTGGCTTTGTGATCCTGAGTCACTGGTCGGCGGGCCAGAGTTTTGGAAAAACGCTGGAGGGGGTGGTTTTCATCCTCGCCCTGTTCGTATGCGTCGTGCTGCACGAGTTTGGACATGCGCTGATGGCGGCTCATTACGGCATCAAGACACGAGATATCACGCTGCTGCCCATCGGCGGTGTCGCTCGTCTGGAGCGCATGCCGGAGAAGCCGGTGCAGGAGCTCTGGGTGGCGCTGGCCGGTCCGGCAGTCAATGTGGTTATAGCCGCGGGAATCTTTCTATGGATTCGTTTCACGGACGCGTTCGTGCCGCTGGAACAACTCAGTGTGACCGGCGGTTCTTTTCTTGAACGGATGATGGTGGTCAATGTGATCCTGGTCGTGTTCAATATGCTGCCGGCTTTCCCGATGGACGGCGGGCGCGTGCTGCGGGCCCTGCTGGCAACGAGGCTCGAATACGCGCGCGCCACGCAGATCGCCGCGAACATCGGTCAGGCGATGGCCTTGCTGTTTGCCTTTTTGGGGTTCTTCACCAATCCATTCCTGATTTTCATCGGACTCTTCGTGTGGATCGGCGCGGCTCAGGAAGCGAGCATGGCGACCATGAAGGCCGCTCTGGGGGGCATTCCCGTGAAGCGGGCCATGATGACTGAGTTTCGCTCGCTACAGCCGGGGGATGTTCTGCAACGAGCGATCGAACTCGTTCTGGCGACCCCGCAGCAGGACTTCCCGGTCATCGAAGACGCTCGCGTGGTCGGCATTCTTCCCAGTCGCGAGTTGATGGTCGCGCTGCAGCAGCGCGGGCCTGACGCGCGGGTGGAAGATGTGATGCGTCACGATTTTCTCTCGGTGGACGCGAACGACATGCTGGATGCCGCCCTCGCTCGAATACGCGCAGCCGAATGTTGCATGACAGCCCCTGTCATCCATCACGACGTACTGGTCGGACTTTTGACGGCGGAGAATGTCCGCGAGTTTTTGCTCATTGTTTCAGCGTTAGGGGAACGACGTGCCCAGAATGCGGCGGTAACATCATGA
- a CDS encoding acetate/propionate family kinase — MPSNTPPAAHILTINGGSSSIKFALFEEGQSLPRLLEGVIKRIGLSDASFHVKGVDPADNLSRRLRAPDHAAAVGALLDWIEERIGRDALAAVGHRVVHGGPAYRQPQRITAEMLEELHRISPFSPEHLPAGILLIEAIQRRFPDLPQVACFDTAFHHDLPRVARLLPIPRRYEAQGVRRYGFHGLSYAFLMKELARVAGTSAAHGRVVLAHLGNGVSLSAMHDGKPMDTSMSFTPTAGTPMSTRSGDLDPGLVWYLARTEKMSANQFNEMVNTQSGLLGVSETSSDMRDLLDIESQDVRAAEAVGLFCYQLKKWIGAFAAALGGLDTLVFAGGIGENAPVIRTRICDGLGFLGIHLDEKRNAVNDGVISAATGRVAVRVIRTDEELIIARFVWRTLGPGVDLGKEKPDHESN, encoded by the coding sequence ATGCCCTCCAATACGCCGCCTGCTGCACACATCCTGACGATCAACGGCGGCTCGTCGAGCATTAAGTTCGCGTTGTTCGAGGAAGGCCAATCGCTGCCACGACTCCTTGAAGGAGTGATCAAGCGCATTGGCCTGTCCGACGCGAGCTTTCATGTGAAAGGCGTTGATCCGGCGGACAATTTGTCGCGGCGGCTGCGGGCGCCGGACCATGCGGCGGCGGTTGGCGCGCTGTTGGACTGGATCGAGGAGCGCATCGGTCGCGATGCATTGGCGGCAGTGGGTCATCGCGTGGTACATGGTGGACCGGCGTATCGCCAGCCGCAACGCATCACCGCGGAAATGCTTGAGGAGTTGCACCGGATCAGTCCATTTAGTCCTGAGCATCTGCCGGCGGGGATTCTGTTGATCGAGGCCATTCAGCGCCGATTTCCCGACTTGCCGCAAGTGGCGTGTTTCGACACGGCGTTTCACCACGATCTGCCGCGCGTTGCCCGATTGTTGCCCATCCCGCGCCGCTACGAGGCGCAAGGAGTTCGGCGGTACGGGTTTCACGGGCTGTCATATGCGTTTCTCATGAAGGAGCTGGCCCGCGTGGCCGGAACGAGCGCGGCGCACGGCAGGGTCGTCCTTGCCCATCTCGGCAACGGGGTGAGCCTGTCGGCGATGCATGACGGGAAGCCCATGGACACCAGTATGAGTTTCACCCCGACGGCCGGCACACCGATGAGCACTCGCTCGGGCGATCTCGATCCCGGACTGGTGTGGTATCTGGCGCGCACTGAAAAAATGAGTGCGAATCAATTCAACGAGATGGTCAACACTCAATCCGGGCTGCTCGGCGTATCGGAGACCAGTTCCGACATGCGCGACCTGCTCGATATTGAATCGCAGGACGTGCGGGCGGCCGAGGCGGTCGGGCTTTTCTGCTACCAGCTTAAGAAATGGATCGGCGCGTTCGCCGCGGCGCTGGGCGGACTGGACACGCTGGTGTTCGCGGGCGGCATCGGAGAGAACGCGCCCGTGATTCGCACGCGGATCTGCGATGGGCTAGGGTTCCTTGGAATCCACCTCGACGAGAAGCGAAACGCGGTGAACGACGGCGTGATTTCGGCGGCGACGGGCCGGGTTGCGGTTCGAGTCATTCGCACGGACGAAGAGCTGATCATTGCGCGCTTTGTGTGGCGTACACTCGGACCCGGCGTGGATCTTGGAAAAGAGAAGCCGGACCACGAGAGCAATTAA